Proteins co-encoded in one Bacteroidota bacterium genomic window:
- the bioD gene encoding dethiobiotin synthase, giving the protein MKNYFVSGIGTNVGKTIVSAILTEALSADYWKPIQSGTSEGTDKESVRSLVSNTISVFHPEAYLLKEPASPHLAAKLEDVKIEKRNIQLPYTSNKMIIEGAGGLLVPINEKEYVIELAQQFNASVILVVSSYLGCINHSLLSIDYLLNHNYKIHGLILNGDFQEDVKSAIINYKNIPVLAEIPFSKNANKEFISEQASKLNIYLF; this is encoded by the coding sequence ATGAAAAACTATTTTGTAAGCGGTATAGGTACTAATGTTGGAAAAACCATTGTTTCGGCGATTTTAACCGAAGCTTTGTCAGCCGATTACTGGAAGCCCATTCAGAGCGGAACAAGTGAAGGTACCGATAAAGAATCAGTTCGGTCATTGGTGTCTAATACCATTTCTGTTTTTCATCCTGAAGCTTATTTGTTGAAAGAGCCTGCTTCACCACATTTGGCTGCCAAATTGGAAGATGTAAAGATTGAGAAGAGAAATATCCAATTACCATATACCTCCAATAAAATGATAATTGAAGGTGCGGGTGGATTATTAGTTCCTATCAATGAAAAGGAATATGTGATTGAACTGGCACAGCAATTCAACGCTTCGGTCATTTTAGTCGTAAGTTCTTATTTGGGTTGTATAAATCATTCGTTATTGTCAATTGATTATTTGCTGAATCATAATTACAAAATACATGGATTAATTTTAAACGGAGATTTTCAGGAAGATGTTAAGTCTGCAATAATTAATTATAAAAACATTCCTGTTCTTGCTGAAATTCCCTTTTCGAAAAATGCAAATAAAGAATTCATAAGCGAACAGGCTTCCAAATTAAATATCTATTTGTTTTAA
- a CDS encoding 8-amino-7-oxononanoate synthase, with amino-acid sequence MVKGPLHLLQMLEERKRKGLFRSLKNYQHLIDFSSNDYLGFAKKELLQSGISNKGFQSGSTGSRLISGHTAIVEDLENKIAEFHSAEAALVFNSGYDANLGLLSSITSKHDLVLYDELIHASIHDGIRLSLAKSYKIKHNDIEHLKRMLERNTDVAGNIYIVVESVYSMDGDCAPLLELTKVCDNKKIFLIVDEAHAIGVFGKNGRGLCNELGIESSVFARVYTFGKAMGCHGAAVVGSQLLKDYLINYARSFIYTTALPPHSIATIAAAYDLLVSTNTISKLKENIEWFNDLAREKDGFIESKSAIHCRVYGDNNKVNEIENKFEAAGLFVKGIKSPTVKAGSERIRICLHAFNTKEEIKRLIDLL; translated from the coding sequence ATGGTGAAAGGCCCTTTGCATTTACTTCAGATGCTTGAAGAACGTAAGCGCAAAGGGCTTTTTCGTTCCCTAAAAAACTACCAACATCTCATCGATTTTAGCAGTAACGATTATTTGGGATTTGCTAAAAAAGAACTTCTTCAATCCGGAATCTCAAATAAAGGTTTTCAAAGTGGATCTACAGGTTCTCGATTAATTTCCGGACATACGGCTATTGTTGAAGACCTTGAAAACAAAATAGCGGAGTTTCATTCGGCAGAAGCGGCACTTGTGTTTAATTCGGGTTATGATGCTAATTTAGGTTTGCTATCCTCAATAACTTCTAAGCACGATTTAGTTTTGTATGATGAACTAATTCATGCCTCCATACACGATGGTATTCGTTTAAGTTTAGCGAAGTCATATAAAATCAAGCATAATGATATTGAGCATTTAAAACGAATGTTAGAGAGGAATACAGACGTTGCCGGAAACATTTATATTGTTGTGGAAAGTGTGTATTCAATGGATGGCGATTGCGCTCCTTTGCTTGAATTAACAAAAGTATGTGATAACAAAAAGATATTTTTAATTGTAGATGAAGCACATGCCATTGGTGTATTTGGAAAGAATGGCAGAGGCTTGTGTAATGAATTAGGAATTGAAAGCAGTGTTTTTGCCCGCGTATATACATTTGGAAAAGCAATGGGCTGTCATGGTGCCGCTGTTGTTGGTAGTCAGTTATTGAAGGACTATTTAATTAATTATGCGCGCTCATTTATCTATACTACGGCTTTGCCTCCACACAGTATAGCCACCATTGCTGCGGCTTACGATTTATTAGTATCAACCAATACTATCTCGAAGTTGAAAGAGAATATTGAGTGGTTTAACGATTTGGCGAGAGAGAAAGATGGATTCATTGAAAGTAAAAGCGCTATTCATTGTAGGGTTTATGGTGATAATAACAAAGTGAATGAGATTGAGAATAAATTTGAAGCGGCGGGCTTATTTGTTAAGGGAATTAAAAGTCCGACTGTAAAAGCAGGAAGCGAGAGAATACGTATTTGCTTACATGCATTTAATACAAAAGAAGAGATTAAAAGACTGATAGATTTATTATAA
- a CDS encoding WG repeat-containing protein — translation MKKLFFVLSLFVAFQLSAQTEVSAKYDRIGKFYNGYAIVEVAGKKGLIDSLGKETIKPEWESLTGFGKDGIGYARKKGKVGLIKTDGTLLVEPNYERISGFKNGRAIICKGPFKGVIDFSGKIIIEPKYEHLKFEESGLVRARASGKEVLLKLE, via the coding sequence ATGAAAAAATTATTTTTTGTATTGAGTTTGTTTGTTGCGTTTCAGTTAAGCGCTCAGACTGAAGTATCCGCGAAATACGATCGTATCGGAAAATTCTATAATGGTTATGCCATTGTTGAAGTAGCGGGTAAAAAAGGATTAATAGATTCCTTAGGAAAGGAAACCATCAAGCCTGAGTGGGAATCTTTAACCGGATTTGGAAAGGATGGAATAGGATATGCACGTAAAAAAGGAAAGGTAGGTTTAATTAAAACCGATGGTACTTTGTTGGTTGAACCAAATTACGAGCGCATCAGTGGTTTTAAAAATGGCCGTGCTATTATTTGCAAAGGTCCGTTTAAAGGTGTGATTGATTTTAGCGGTAAAATTATTATCGAGCCGAAGTACGAGCATTTGAAATTCGAAGAAAGCGGATTGGTTCGCGCACGTGCGAGCGGAAAAGAAGTGCTACTTAAATTAGAATAA
- the bioB gene encoding biotin synthase BioB has product MTKNWTKEEILEVYNTPLMELIYKAAEVHKQHHKVGEVQVSSLLSIKTGGCPEDCAYCPQAARYHTEVKVHKLMDVAEVTEAADNAKAGGASRMCLGAAWREVRDNRDFDKVLDMVKTINSKGLEVCATLGMVTEDQAKKLADAGLYAYNHNLDTSEENYNNIISTRNYDDRLNTIKNVRKAGLTVCSGGIIGMGESIEDRVGMLYTLSLLRPQPESVPINALVAVEGTPLEDQPPVPIWDMVRMIATTRIILPNTAVRLSAGRQGMSMEGQALCFLAGANSIFAGEKLLTTPNPDYNQDMEMFKILGLSPKKAFADKEKEALV; this is encoded by the coding sequence ATGACTAAAAACTGGACTAAAGAAGAGATTTTAGAAGTGTATAATACTCCTTTGATGGAGTTGATTTATAAAGCAGCTGAAGTGCATAAGCAACACCATAAGGTTGGAGAAGTGCAAGTAAGCTCTTTGCTATCTATCAAAACCGGCGGATGTCCGGAAGATTGCGCCTATTGTCCGCAAGCTGCGCGTTATCATACCGAGGTAAAAGTTCATAAACTAATGGATGTTGCTGAAGTAACCGAAGCGGCAGATAATGCAAAAGCAGGTGGAGCCAGCCGTATGTGCTTAGGTGCGGCATGGAGAGAAGTGCGCGATAACCGCGACTTTGATAAAGTGTTAGATATGGTGAAAACCATCAATAGTAAGGGTTTGGAAGTTTGTGCTACTTTAGGGATGGTAACAGAAGACCAAGCTAAGAAATTAGCGGATGCCGGACTTTATGCTTACAATCATAATTTAGATACGTCGGAAGAAAACTATAACAACATTATTTCAACTCGTAACTACGACGATCGCTTAAACACAATTAAAAATGTGCGTAAGGCCGGATTAACTGTTTGTTCGGGTGGAATTATTGGTATGGGAGAAAGTATTGAGGATAGAGTAGGGATGTTGTATACTTTAAGTCTATTACGTCCTCAACCGGAATCAGTTCCTATCAATGCTTTAGTTGCCGTGGAAGGTACACCGTTAGAAGATCAGCCTCCTGTTCCAATTTGGGATATGGTGCGCATGATTGCTACAACACGAATTATTTTACCAAATACCGCGGTACGTTTATCTGCCGGTCGTCAGGGAATGAGTATGGAAGGTCAGGCACTTTGTTTTTTAGCCGGTGCTAATTCTATTTTCGCGGGTGAAAAATTGTTAACGACACCGAATCCTGATTATAATCAGGACATGGAAATGTTTAAAATATTAGGTTTGAGTCCGAAAAAGGCCTTCGCAGATAAAGAAAAAGAAGCCTTAGTTTAA
- a CDS encoding MFS transporter — translation MLNRTLSLYKTSFTGLSPQTWTLSLILLVNRSGTMVVPFLTLYLTTKEMGCTLSQAGTVMGLFGLGSIVGAFIGGKLSDRIGFHKVQLLSLLLGGVMFITLGQVKAYELICVTTFFLSMVNEAFRPANSSAIAYYSTAENRTRSYSLNRLAINLGWAVGASLGGIIASYNYELLFWVDGMTNIAAATLLFYTFKSPRLKNNETKEEVEVPTEESAYKDKTYLWYIILVMLFGLCFFQLFTTVPKYFRDGLFLSEKYIGFLMAVNGLLIVILEMVLIYLLEGKRNISFYMAIGTLICALSFLCLLIPGPAAMISLLMILVITIGEIIAMPFMNTYWTKRSKPHNRGQYAALFTMAWGVAQTFGPYLVALVIDHKGYNIAFVLVSMVFCICSLGFTKLK, via the coding sequence ATGCTTAACCGAACGCTTTCTTTATACAAAACTTCATTTACGGGATTATCACCGCAAACCTGGACTTTATCACTTATTTTATTAGTTAACCGAAGTGGCACTATGGTGGTTCCGTTTCTAACCTTATACTTAACCACAAAGGAAATGGGCTGTACGCTAAGTCAGGCCGGAACGGTAATGGGACTTTTTGGTTTAGGATCGATAGTTGGTGCTTTTATTGGAGGAAAATTAAGTGACCGGATTGGCTTTCATAAAGTACAATTATTAAGCTTACTTCTCGGTGGTGTAATGTTTATTACACTCGGACAAGTAAAAGCTTACGAACTAATTTGCGTTACCACATTTTTCTTAAGTATGGTTAATGAAGCTTTCAGGCCCGCCAACTCTAGTGCCATTGCTTATTATAGCACAGCTGAAAACAGAACACGCTCCTACTCTTTAAATCGTTTGGCTATAAATTTAGGATGGGCAGTTGGTGCTTCGTTAGGCGGAATTATTGCATCCTATAATTACGAACTTCTTTTTTGGGTAGACGGAATGACTAATATTGCCGCGGCTACTTTATTGTTTTATACATTTAAATCACCGCGCTTAAAAAATAACGAAACGAAAGAAGAAGTTGAAGTGCCCACGGAAGAGTCGGCTTACAAAGACAAAACCTACTTGTGGTATATTATTTTGGTGATGCTTTTTGGTTTATGCTTTTTTCAATTGTTCACTACAGTTCCGAAATATTTCCGCGATGGATTATTCTTAAGTGAAAAATACATAGGTTTTTTGATGGCTGTAAATGGATTGTTGATTGTGATTTTAGAAATGGTTTTAATCTATCTGTTAGAAGGAAAACGCAACATTTCATTTTACATGGCAATCGGCACTTTAATTTGCGCCTTATCGTTTCTATGTTTATTAATTCCGGGTCCCGCAGCTATGATTAGCTTATTAATGATTTTAGTAATTACGATTGGTGAAATAATTGCCATGCCTTTTATGAATACATACTGGACAAAAAGAAGTAAACCACACAACAGAGGACAATATGCTGCCTTATTTACAATGGCCTGGGGTGTCGCTCAAACATTTGGCCCATACTTAGTAGCTTTAGTCATAGATCATAAAGGATATAATATTGCGTTTGTACTAGTATCAATGGTGTTTTGTATTTGCTCTCTTGGATTTACCAAACTCAAATAA
- a CDS encoding YiaA/YiaB family protein produces MTQKPSNAFIGASWLALLTGGISYIVGLWNANMYLNEKGYYFTVLMFGLFSVISLQKAVRDDLEGIPVTSIYYGISWFCTVLSILLLVVGLWNAELDKSEKGFYGMSFTLALFAAVAVQKNIRDSVSVKKSKPKEEEQTSNYYVNTGELEK; encoded by the coding sequence ATGACTCAAAAACCCTCAAATGCCTTTATTGGCGCTTCATGGTTAGCGCTATTAACCGGCGGCATTTCTTATATCGTTGGATTATGGAATGCTAATATGTATTTGAATGAAAAAGGTTATTATTTTACTGTGCTAATGTTCGGTCTCTTTTCTGTTATTTCATTGCAAAAAGCGGTGCGTGATGATTTGGAAGGTATACCGGTTACATCCATTTACTATGGGATTAGTTGGTTTTGTACAGTACTGTCGATACTATTATTAGTGGTTGGATTATGGAACGCAGAGCTGGACAAAAGTGAAAAAGGTTTTTACGGCATGTCGTTTACATTGGCTTTGTTTGCCGCTGTTGCCGTTCAGAAAAACATTCGCGATAGTGTATCGGTAAAAAAAAGTAAACCAAAAGAAGAAGAACAAACTTCGAATTATTATGTTAACACGGGCGAATTAGAAAAGTAG
- a CDS encoding phospholipase D family protein produces MKTAPVKLSLFKLVFLFVFFSCADSKPDQVPEQKADFCSQIHSVDSATLSKELEPLADSMRTKTGIYVLEDGDGAMVTRAWLAEHAEKTIDIQYFIFSVDNVGLIACDYLVRAADRGVKVRILVDDIMVEAGIHEILTMDSHENIEIKVYNPGVNLGKNLVQKLGKFAFDFVKANQRMHNKTFIVDDKVAITGGRNIADEYFDYDHEYNFRDRDVLMLGKVTGQMHTSFEEFWNHSLSVPAAKLVSEPEEKFDSKNRFERLHQYACNPENFWPQVREKIQSLPMVFKHIRESGELVWLNEVHFVSDIPGKSEKADGLSGGVTTSALMNLINKAKHLVTIQSPYLITTKLGQDLFAAAVKRGVKVRIQTNSLASTDNLEAFSGYQRCRKDLLEAGVEIYEFRPDAKCRFDIMTGALQKKVNYTPVFGLHAKSMVIDDSITVIGTFNLDPRSANLNTECFAIIPSVKVANKVLQEIEVELKPENSWHTTLDWNPDAEAGIKKQLKASSRKAVPTGIL; encoded by the coding sequence ATGAAAACAGCGCCTGTTAAATTATCTCTTTTTAAATTAGTTTTTCTTTTTGTTTTTTTCTCTTGTGCCGATTCAAAACCGGATCAAGTACCTGAGCAAAAAGCTGATTTCTGTTCGCAAATTCATAGCGTGGATTCTGCTACCTTAAGCAAGGAGCTGGAGCCCTTAGCGGATTCGATGCGAACTAAAACGGGTATTTATGTGTTGGAAGATGGTGATGGCGCCATGGTAACCCGTGCTTGGTTGGCCGAGCACGCCGAGAAAACTATCGATATTCAGTATTTTATTTTTTCAGTAGATAATGTTGGGTTAATAGCCTGTGATTATTTGGTAAGAGCAGCCGATCGTGGTGTAAAGGTGAGAATATTGGTGGATGATATTATGGTGGAAGCCGGTATTCACGAAATCCTCACCATGGATTCGCATGAGAACATTGAGATTAAAGTCTACAATCCCGGCGTTAATCTTGGTAAAAATTTAGTTCAGAAACTTGGAAAATTTGCTTTCGATTTTGTGAAAGCAAATCAACGAATGCACAATAAAACATTTATTGTAGATGATAAAGTAGCAATTACGGGCGGAAGAAATATTGCGGATGAATATTTTGATTATGATCATGAATATAATTTCAGAGACAGAGATGTCTTAATGCTGGGGAAAGTCACCGGTCAAATGCATACGTCTTTTGAAGAATTTTGGAATCATTCATTAAGTGTACCTGCCGCAAAATTGGTAAGCGAACCGGAGGAAAAATTTGATTCAAAGAACAGGTTTGAGCGTTTGCATCAATACGCTTGTAATCCTGAAAATTTTTGGCCACAGGTTCGTGAAAAAATTCAATCACTTCCAATGGTATTTAAACACATTCGCGAATCAGGCGAACTGGTATGGCTCAACGAAGTTCATTTTGTATCCGATATCCCCGGAAAATCTGAAAAAGCAGACGGCTTGAGCGGAGGTGTTACTACCTCTGCATTAATGAACCTCATTAATAAGGCTAAACATTTGGTTACAATTCAATCTCCTTATTTAATTACTACAAAACTTGGACAAGATTTATTTGCGGCAGCTGTAAAAAGAGGCGTGAAGGTGCGAATACAAACCAATAGCTTAGCCTCCACCGATAATTTGGAAGCATTCAGTGGATACCAACGTTGCCGCAAAGATTTATTAGAAGCAGGTGTGGAGATTTATGAATTCAGACCTGACGCAAAGTGCAGATTTGATATCATGACAGGCGCACTTCAAAAGAAAGTAAATTATACGCCCGTGTTTGGCTTGCATGCAAAGTCGATGGTTATTGATGATTCTATTACGGTAATCGGAACTTTTAATCTTGATCCGCGCAGTGCCAATCTTAATACGGAATGTTTTGCAATCATTCCATCTGTTAAAGTGGCAAATAAAGTGTTACAGGAAATTGAAGTAGAATTAAAGCCGGAAAATTCCTGGCATACCACATTAGATTGGAATCCTGATGCGGAAGCAGGAATTAAAAAGCAATTGAAAGCCTCGAGTAGAAAAGCAGTTCCTACAGGTATTTTATAA
- a CDS encoding PD40 domain-containing protein, which translates to MKKIILIVICLLSYYGINAQSLPPGSYTSTNKKAIKYYEEGKKFYEVRKDKEAEEVLLKCLKEDDNFVEAHSALAFLFMEHGRAEEGIPHFEKAIAINPKFFPQNQYYLANAYMMAGKYDKAVTTYENFLKIERVNPQMKEAAANEIKNAKFGANAVKNPKPFKPVNMGAGVNTNFNEYFPSITADGKQFLFTREIREGEQIHQEDFYMSNKGSSAWEKAFPMTGVNTPGNEGAPSISADRNYMFFASCMEMSGDYGSPDRKGYGSCDIFYSQKVNGKWTKPVNVGPPINTANWETQPSFSSDGKTLYFIRGLISRGDIKEQDIYVSTIGEDGRFTTPIKLSDKVNTTGQEESVFIHPDNQTLYFSSDGHPGLGGLDIFMSKKQADGSWGEAVNLGYPINSYKDDNSLLVDPSGKIAYFASNREGGFGNLDIYWFELPEDVRPEKLTYVKGKVYNAKTKEPLEAKFELFDLETQQNVTESYSDKAGQFLVTLTANKNYIVNVNRDGFLFYSDNFSLKGKVADFDKPFLLDIPLQPIDTGSTVELKNVFFDVDKWELKPESKAELDKLVLFLTKNPNVKIELGGHTDNSGKKDWNKTLSTNRAKSVYDYLITNGKIAAARLSYKGYAETRPKVPNDTPENKAKNRRTEFKVVGK; encoded by the coding sequence ATGAAAAAAATAATTCTAATAGTAATTTGTTTATTATCCTACTATGGAATAAATGCTCAGTCTCTACCCCCGGGCAGCTATACAAGCACGAATAAAAAAGCCATCAAATATTACGAAGAGGGGAAAAAGTTTTATGAAGTAAGAAAGGATAAAGAAGCTGAAGAGGTTCTGTTAAAGTGCTTAAAGGAAGATGATAACTTTGTGGAAGCACATTCGGCTTTGGCTTTTCTTTTCATGGAGCATGGTCGCGCTGAAGAAGGTATTCCTCATTTTGAAAAAGCAATTGCAATTAATCCAAAGTTCTTTCCTCAAAACCAATATTATTTGGCCAATGCTTATATGATGGCCGGTAAATATGATAAAGCTGTTACAACGTACGAGAACTTTTTGAAAATCGAACGCGTGAATCCTCAAATGAAGGAAGCTGCTGCGAATGAAATCAAGAATGCAAAGTTTGGAGCAAATGCCGTAAAAAATCCAAAGCCGTTTAAGCCTGTTAATATGGGTGCAGGGGTTAATACTAATTTCAATGAATATTTCCCAAGCATAACGGCCGACGGCAAGCAGTTTTTATTTACGCGTGAAATTCGTGAAGGCGAACAAATTCATCAGGAAGATTTTTACATGAGTAATAAAGGATCTAGTGCTTGGGAAAAAGCTTTTCCCATGACCGGTGTAAACACACCCGGAAATGAGGGAGCACCTTCTATTTCTGCTGATAGAAACTACATGTTCTTTGCGTCTTGTATGGAGATGAGTGGCGACTATGGCTCACCGGACAGAAAAGGTTATGGAAGTTGTGATATTTTTTATTCGCAAAAAGTAAATGGTAAATGGACAAAACCCGTGAATGTTGGTCCGCCAATTAATACAGCGAATTGGGAAACTCAACCATCTTTTTCAAGTGATGGAAAAACGTTGTATTTCATTCGTGGTTTAATTAGTCGTGGTGATATTAAAGAACAAGATATTTATGTAAGCACCATAGGAGAAGACGGACGATTTACAACGCCAATTAAATTAAGTGATAAGGTTAATACTACAGGACAGGAAGAATCTGTGTTTATTCATCCGGACAATCAGACTTTGTATTTTAGCAGCGATGGACATCCGGGATTAGGAGGATTAGATATTTTCATGAGTAAAAAGCAAGCGGATGGAAGTTGGGGAGAAGCGGTTAATTTAGGTTATCCTATTAACTCATATAAAGACGATAATAGTTTGCTGGTGGATCCGAGTGGTAAAATTGCCTATTTCGCCAGTAATCGCGAAGGAGGCTTCGGTAATTTAGATATTTATTGGTTTGAATTACCGGAAGATGTTCGTCCGGAAAAACTCACTTACGTAAAAGGGAAAGTGTATAATGCTAAAACCAAAGAACCGCTCGAAGCAAAATTCGAATTGTTCGATTTAGAAACACAGCAAAATGTAACAGAGTCTTATTCCGATAAAGCGGGACAATTCCTTGTTACACTTACTGCCAACAAAAATTACATTGTGAATGTGAATCGCGATGGCTTTTTGTTTTACTCCGATAACTTTTCGTTAAAAGGGAAAGTGGCAGATTTTGACAAACCATTTCTATTGGATATTCCTTTACAACCAATTGATACAGGTAGTACAGTTGAGTTAAAGAATGTGTTTTTTGATGTGGATAAATGGGAATTAAAACCTGAAAGTAAAGCCGAGCTCGATAAATTGGTTTTATTCCTCACTAAAAACCCAAATGTAAAAATTGAGTTGGGCGGACATACCGATAACAGTGGTAAAAAGGATTGGAATAAAACTTTAAGTACAAATCGTGCTAAATCAGTATATGATTATTTAATTACTAACGGTAAGATTGCCGCGGCACGTTTAAGTTATAAAGGGTATGCCGAAACTCGCCCTAAAGTACCTAACGATACGCCTGAGAATAAAGCCAAAAACCGTCGTACCGAATTTAAAGTGGTTGGAAAGTAA
- a CDS encoding peptidase M61 → MLKRIFLIILCGLSSITALADKDYHYLINLNKVVDDKITIELTPPNMSENEVVFNFPAMVPGTYEVYNFGRFVSNLKAFGKNGSVITVQKLNDDSYKLSPASQIQKITYEVEDSWDTKIKEKVVFEPGGSNIEDNKNFVFNTHCFFGYFTGYKQANFVLEFEKPKGFYPSTGLSDLTLGEFRDVIKVSDYNSLVDSPIMYNLPDTATIMVANTKVLVSVYSPNGVVSSKYVARDLKRLLYAQRDYLNGELPVDKYAFLIYLSDKPTLSGSSGALEHSYSSFYVLPEVDTASIAQTLNDVCAHEFFHIVTPLNIHAEEIGDFDFNNPKMSEHLWLYEGLTEYSAHHAQVLAGLIGYDYFFQVMMDKYNNSIEQYNDTVPFTFMSKHVLTEHYHKQYNNVYEKGALINMCLDIMLRYYSDGKYGTQELMRDLAKKYGKDKSFKDPDLFNDIEKLTFPEIRKFLDEHVAGRKPLPMVEVFKMVGLDLIKERETETITLGGFGIGYNDSTKRLIVIDVNEVDEFGKQFKYKVGDELYSFNNRLLTLDNAREVVGDFMSTTAVGDKLVIEVYRKDKKGKYKLKKLSGKVKKVKIIEKNIIDVSKNPTEKQITARRTWLGIE, encoded by the coding sequence ATGCTGAAGCGTATTTTTTTAATTATTCTGTGTGGCTTAAGTTCGATCACGGCTTTAGCGGATAAAGACTATCATTATCTTATTAATTTAAATAAGGTAGTGGATGACAAAATCACCATTGAGTTAACACCGCCCAACATGAGTGAAAATGAAGTGGTGTTTAATTTTCCTGCCATGGTTCCTGGAACGTATGAGGTGTATAATTTCGGAAGATTCGTAAGTAATCTGAAAGCTTTTGGTAAAAACGGAAGCGTAATTACTGTTCAGAAATTAAATGATGATTCTTATAAATTATCGCCGGCTTCACAAATTCAAAAAATAACATATGAGGTAGAGGATAGCTGGGATACAAAAATTAAAGAGAAAGTTGTTTTTGAACCGGGCGGAAGTAATATCGAAGACAATAAAAACTTTGTATTTAATACGCATTGCTTTTTTGGATATTTCACAGGATACAAACAAGCAAATTTTGTATTGGAGTTTGAAAAACCAAAAGGATTTTATCCTTCAACAGGCTTGAGCGATTTAACTTTAGGTGAATTCAGAGATGTAATTAAAGTGAGTGATTATAATTCTCTGGTTGATTCTCCTATTATGTACAATTTGCCTGATACGGCAACTATAATGGTGGCAAACACGAAGGTTTTAGTGTCTGTGTATTCGCCCAATGGTGTAGTTAGTTCAAAGTATGTCGCCAGAGATTTAAAACGTCTTCTTTACGCTCAGCGCGATTATTTAAACGGAGAATTACCGGTGGATAAATATGCGTTTTTGATTTATCTATCTGATAAACCAACACTCAGCGGTTCTTCGGGCGCTTTAGAACATTCTTATTCTTCATTTTATGTTTTACCTGAAGTAGATACAGCCTCCATTGCTCAAACGCTTAATGATGTTTGCGCGCATGAATTTTTTCACATTGTTACACCCTTAAATATTCACGCGGAAGAAATCGGTGATTTTGATTTTAATAATCCTAAGATGAGTGAACATCTTTGGTTGTACGAAGGATTAACCGAGTATTCAGCACACCATGCTCAGGTTTTAGCCGGTCTAATAGGCTACGATTATTTCTTTCAGGTGATGATGGATAAATACAATAATTCTATCGAACAATATAACGACACGGTGCCGTTTACTTTTATGAGTAAGCATGTTTTAACGGAGCATTATCATAAACAATACAATAACGTTTATGAAAAAGGCGCGCTCATTAATATGTGTTTGGATATTATGCTTCGTTATTATAGCGACGGTAAATATGGCACTCAGGAATTAATGCGCGATTTGGCAAAAAAATACGGTAAAGACAAATCCTTTAAGGATCCGGATTTATTTAATGATATAGAGAAATTAACCTTCCCTGAAATTCGTAAATTTTTAGATGAACATGTAGCAGGACGAAAACCTTTGCCAATGGTGGAAGTGTTTAAAATGGTGGGTCTCGATTTAATTAAGGAACGCGAAACAGAAACGATTACATTGGGTGGATTTGGTATCGGTTATAATGATAGTACAAAACGTTTGATTGTGATTGATGTGAATGAAGTGGATGAATTTGGAAAACAATTCAAGTATAAAGTAGGAGATGAGCTTTACTCTTTTAATAACCGATTGCTAACGCTTGATAATGCGCGGGAAGTTGTTGGAGATTTTATGTCTACAACTGCGGTTGGTGATAAATTGGTAATTGAAGTTTACCGTAAGGATAAAAAGGGAAAGTATAAATTAAAAAAACTGAGTGGTAAAGTAAAGAAAGTAAAGATTATTGAGAAAAATATCATTGATGTTTCCAAGAATCCGACTGAAAAACAAATTACAGCCCGCCGCACATGGTTGGGCATTGAATAA